The Desmodus rotundus isolate HL8 chromosome 2, HLdesRot8A.1, whole genome shotgun sequence region GGGTGTTTTGCCAGCGGCTTCTCCCTAGCAAGCGTGCGCGGCGGCGGACTGGGTCTGCCGGCACCTCTGCGGTTGCGCAGAACCGCCTCGCCGCGGTGCAGCGCGGACGGTCCCAGCCTCGTGCCTCCGTGGCCCTGCGCTTCCCCCGCAGCCCGGTGCTTCCCTTGTCTGGGGTTAACAGCCTCCCCGCCGGGGAAGTTCGAAAAGAGGAAATTCCCGGCAGTCCTGTGGCAGACACGAATCATTGCCAAGTCAATGACCAGTGTCGTTTGTCCCTGGAGGGGAAGCAGTGAACCGCAGATGCTCCTGGAGTGCTTTAATATGAGCTggtgggcggggcggggacaCCCGGTGCCCGTCGGCTCACCGGAGGAAACGGGGAACACTGTGCTGGCGGGCGCCACGAGACGCCGCCGCCACTCGGCACTGGCCAGGTGGCACCTCCGGGACGCGCTGGCCCGTGttgagctgggggggggggccccTTCCAAAGCGCGCGGTGCGGCACAGAGCGCTGCAGTTCGGCGACCTGTTTTGCGCCCAGTGTCCCCCACTCCCGCGGAGGGAGGGGCGAGGGCCCGTCCTCCTccgcggccccgcccacccggcCGGGACGCTGGGGCGTGAGCGAAAGTGGAACCTGGCGGCCACGCCCCGCCGGTTCCCGGAAGCGGCTGCTGCGTTGGGCTGGCCGGATTGTCGCAGCGCCAAGGGGACTTGGGGAAGTGTGCCCACCGCCCCCAGCGCCCTCGGGGATCCCCGCGCGGGCATGGCGCGCAGCTTCCGGAGATGGCTGGGCAGCTGCCTCCTGGTGTCAGGTAAGGCCCTGCGACGAAGGGTCCTGGGGCTCGGGCTAGTCCTCTGCAGGGCTGGCCACCTGCTCGGGGCCGAACCCGCCAGGGCGCCCTGACAGGCGCGCTGGGGAAGCCAAGGGGAGGGCGACGTCGGGCAGCGAAGACCCCAAGGGCCACCCCTGAGCGGACGGACCCCCTGGGCCCCCTGGGAGGGACCAGCGCTGGATAGGCCGCCGGGGCCTCCCACTCAGCGCCCAGCACCCCAGCATCTGAATTCTTCCACCTCAACTCCAAGCTCTGTGGCTTCCGAGTTCTAAATCCAGGGAGTCCTTTCCTGCCACTGTGGGAGGACAGAAAGTCCGTCCGCCCCAGCTGGCACAGCCACACAGCAGACCCCAGACCTGCAGGGGAGAGCTAGTGCCTATTTCATCGTAAATGGCGCCATGCAGAAGAACCTACTCGCCCCGATGGCGAGTAGGCGGCAGATTCCGCAGGGCAAAGTCACAAGGCACTGGGGGTCAGGGGTTCAGGGTCGTGCTGGGAGCTGGTTGTTGGAGGGTGACGAGTCATCTCTCCAGGTGTGGAGGACAGCTCTGAGgtctgtccctgtgtccctctGGTCTCGTAGGAAAGTACGGGGGGTATCATTCCGCCTTAGGACTCAGGAGCTGGCACATGACTAGGTCCAGGCGTTCTCTTGAGCATGCAGAGGTCCTGACCTTGTGACCATCAGTCAGGTCCAGGCCGCTGTCATCCTCGGCCTCTGGGGGGTGGCTGGTGGTCTGGGGGAAAGACTAGGTTTCTGAGGGAGTCAGAAAGCCACCGGACCTCTGGAGCCTGGATTTAAAGCTGAATGTGAGGAAAGTTGTAAGGACCCTCGGCGCCACCCTCCTCCAGAGATGGAAGCCACCTGCCCTGGTGCAGACGGCCATGGACCCTCCGTCCTCTCTGATGAATGCTTCCCGGCTGCCGGACACGCTCCCCAGGCGCTCTCCTTCCCTCAGCTGTTTCCGCTCGGGATCTTGCGCCTCGGCCAGATCTCGGCCAGGTTCATAGCCAGGCCCTCTCCTCTGCTTCCCCTACACCACTCTGCTGGTGCACATGGGTGGACCCCCGGCACAGGCTCCCAGCCTCAGGCCCGTGGCTCAGATCTGCATCTCCACTGGCCGAGTGGTGCCGGGCCAGTGACGGTTTTTCGAACTCATCCCTCTTCCCTTGCGTATGTTTGACCTTTTCTACTAACACATCTGAACGTGGTTTCTGTCTCTAGCCCAGGTCTGCCTGCAGTGCCTAAGACCCTGTCATCTCGCTGTCCCTGCCATGGCTCATGGTCACCCCCAACCTGACGTGGCTAAAATGGGACccttgctctccctgcccctgaccAACGGCCTCAGGTGCCCAAGCCAGGAGTGGAGGTCAAGTTCTGCTTCTCCACAGCAAATGTGTCCAAAAGCCCAGGGTTCACGCCTCTGGGAACGCATCTGCTCCCACCTGCCCACACTCACACCTTTCTGTCCCCACCCACATGCCCATTTGAGGACACGGAGCCGTAGGGAACCCGAGTGTTGGATATGGTCATTTTCTCGGACGGCCTTTTTGAGGAAAAAAGTTGCAAATGTTTTCCGTTTCTTTTTACAGCTTTAGGAATGGTCCCTCCTCCTGTAAATGTCAGAATGAATTCAGTTAATTTCAAGAACATTCTAGAATGGGAGTCTCCTGCTTTTCCCAAAGGGAATCTGACTTTCACAGCTCAGTACTTCAGGTGAGTCTGGAACGTCCTTGGTGGGAAGGTGCCCGAGGATAGAAGCCGGGGCTGGTCACTGCGCCGGGCCACAGGAGGCAGTCTGCCTGCTGTCGCCCAGGTGACGGTGACGGCCCACGGGAGCCTCCCCGATggcctcttcctctctgtccagGCAGCACTGTGAACACTGCTCTCTGGAAGCAGACGAGGGAGATTCCTTTCGCTTTGTCTTACGATGGCGCGTGGCTGGACGATTGCAGTGACGGCGGTAGACAGAGACGTTTTATCACGTGGGTGTGGAAGTCACTGCACAGCGGTGGCCTGCGAGAAAGCAAATGTATCGgtgtttctttaagaaaattgtCACTGATACCAGCCCCTGTTATTAGAGGGGTGTTGCTAGAAGTCAGCCGTATGCAGGCGGAAGCCACCCAAGGAAGCGGAGGCCAAGTCAGAACGGCCTCCGACAGAGCATAAGGCTCGCCCCTGTGCTGTGGGCGCCGGAGGTTTGCATGGTGGGTGCCCAGTGCTTCCCTGCCTGTGTCCTGAACTTGAACATAAGATAGCTACTGCCTCGGAAAAGCTCTGTTCTCTGAAAACATCGGGGACTCACGAAGTGAGTGTCTAAGACGATCACCGCCATGGTGCCCTGACCTCCCGGACCTGTCCTGCCTGGTGGTGTCTCTCTGTGCCAGCCCACCCTCAGCAGCCTGTGCTGCACGCCTTAGGCTGGACTGCAGGTGACACACCTTTATGTCAGGTGCAGAAGGCAGGAGGCCACCTGCTTCCGGTGTGACTCACGTACAGAGGCAGGCGATTTCCTTCGGTGAAGCAGGAAGAAGCGTGGGTTCCAGAGTCCCTTCACCCCACACCCTGCTCATCCAGCTTTCATTTCACAGGCCCAGCCAAGGCCCGCTGAGTCTGAGAAGAAGTGGAGAGATGAATAAGACTGTCCctgttggcttttgtttttaaccGTTTAGTTCGGGATAATTCCAAGCTGACAGAACGTTTCAAAATTTCAAGTACAATACAAAGAACATCCTAATAACCTACACCCAGATTCACCCGTTTTTGAGGCTCACCACGTGttcccccctctcccacctcatgGCCTTTGCCCCTTCGCAGTTCGCTGCGCGTTTCCGGAGAGCAAGGACAGTCTCTGCAGCCGCGCAGCCATCCACGTGGGCAGCCGTCGCACTGACGCAACCCTCTCGCCTTCTCTACTGCCCGGTCGGCTTCTGGGCACCTGCCCCAGGCCTGAGGGACATCGCTCTGCGGCGGGCTGTCTCCTGGCCCGTTTCCACACAGGCTGCTCTTGTAACACCTCCTCCGTCCTCTCCCCTCAGGCACCTGGCTGTAGAGATTTCACTGCCCTCCCTCTGTTCCCCCCAGGCCTTATTTTCGGTGTTCTGTTCCTTGCCCTGGTAGTAGAGAGTTTGGTTTGGACGTGAGATTTTCCAGTGACTTCCTGGGAATGGGGAGGCCAGGCCTGGGTTCCCAGGCTCCTTGGTGTGGAAGTGCCCAGGACAAAAAACCGTGCTGGGGGTGTCCTTGGGGAAGAAAACTCTGATTATTCCAGAAAACTGTAGTCTTCTGCGGCTCTGTCAAAGCTTTGCTTAGAACCGCGCCTGAGGGACTGCATTGGGCAGGGGTTGCCAGGGGAGGGGCACCTCGGAGCATGTGTGCGTGGttttacaaatacataaatgtttttttatttatattaatccttacctgagggcGTGcgcattgattttagagagtggggagggagggaggggaggaagaaagctGTCAAAGTGAGAGAAACGTCTATTGGTTGTCCCTCATAGGccccctgaccggggaccaaaccctcaatccaggcatgtgccggaccaggaattgaacctgtgacctttcggtgtATAGGGCAAtgctccaatccactgagccacaccagccagggctgtatttgtGATTTTAATATGGAAACAtctaaaaaacattaaatgtaaacaCGGGGAATAGTCATATTACCTATTTAATggggaggaaaatattttgagtgtGATAAAACTACCTAGTGAAAGAGCTGTTACGTAGAACAGCTTTGGCAGTACTCTGTGTTCCAGCCAGTGGGTGCATTTGTTTGCGTGAAGGAGGGGCCCCCGGGAGGAAACCCGCTTAGGGGACCGAGTCCTGGATTTTGCAGAAGGTGGGACAGGAGGCAGCCATGAAGGCTGCTCAGTCGGCGAGAGGCCCGTGGGGTAGTAAGTGGAAGAGTCAGGTTGCCAACTACCGGGAGCCCGCTTGGCTCTGCCCGCCCTTCGCAAGAGGCTGTTCCAGTCGCGCTCAGAACCTGGTCCGGCGCTCGTGGTGCCCGGAGCCGTGGGCTCTCAGTCAGGCCGACCTGAGTTCGGTCGGATGAGCTTCTCAGGTCGTCCATGCCTGTGTGTGTCATCTGCAAAATTGGGGAAACGACACTGAAAAAAACACTCAGTGCCCTGTCTGACACCAGCTGCTGCACCGCGTTAGCCATCAGTGCTCTTACCAGCGCCTTCCTTGTCACCTCTGCTTAGCCACAAGGGCTGTGGCGCAGGgacaggaggtggggctggggaacaGACGGTCAAAGTCCTCACTGTTGGCACGACAAGACCCCGGCTCTTCTGGGCTCAGGGGGAGCTAATCACGCCTCTGGAGGCCGTGGGTGGTTAGGTCGCAAGCACCTGCTGGGCATGTAGACAccccttttcttcttccactccacgtccctgctgccctcccttcAGTGGCcggtgccagggctggggatcaGAGCTCAGCGAGTTGTTTCCCGATTTTCCGGAGTGATTGCAACACTAGTCATGTACAGGACTTTATTTGAAGTCGTTGTAATCGACCCGCGGCAGCTAACCAGCGAATGCTAACACTGCACAGACCGTGTCCCCGGTCTCAGAAACACGAGCAAGGCAGGGAGCTGTCTTCATCGAGGGCGTGGACGCCTCCGCCCCCTCCTGGAGAGACCCGAGGGTGGGAGAGTCTCTGAGAAGTTCTGCTGTGAAGACAGACTCCTCTTCACATTCACCCCAAATCCCTTGGCCGTGGAACGGCCTATTTTTGAAACATCTCAAGGATTCTAAGGTCCCGTGGGGCACAGTTTGTAAAATGCTCGTGGAGGACAGGTACTGGTCGTCACAATGGGTGAAGAAGAATTTGCATTgcttttccctccctgcccccttccccggCAGCAGGGGGCACGGGCTCCCGGGCCTGGAGGGGCAGCTCTCACAGTTTCCTCTCACTGGTTTGCAGTTACAGGAAATTCCAGGACGTGTGCGCCAACACTGCCCTGACCCAGTGTGACTTCTCCAGGCTCTCCAAGTACGGCAACCACACCTTGAGAGTCAGGGCGGAACGGGCAGATGAGCACTCCCAGTGGGTGACCCTCCTCTTCTGCCCTGTGGATGACAGTAAGTCCCCTTAGGTTCCATCTCCTTGTGCTGTCACCCTCGTGCCTCGGTGTTTCCCCGTGGGCTGGCCCGTCAGCGGGAATTCACTGAGTGCCTGCCGAGGGGAGGATGGGCTGTGCAGGGAGCTGAGGGAATCACAAAGAGGGACGTGGCCTTCGAGACactggtgggggaggcaggacaggATAGTCAGTGAGTGAGggacttaaatataaattcagGAACTGCAGTGCTGCAGGGTGAGGAAGAGATGGGGCTGGCACCGTGAACGGGAAGGTCTGGAATGAGTGGTGTGACGCCCTCCGGGAAATGCATTAGTGGGTGGTTTCTCGTGCGAACATCTTGGACCCTGAGGCAGATGCGGGTGGGCCAGCCTGGtgcccctgggctgcaggcccgCACAGCACGCCCCTGCCCTGCACGCTGGACGCCTTGCTCGCACAGTCGTAGCTGTGTGTCAGAGGGCAGACGTCTTCAGGAGACCGACTGGTTTGCACAGTTACGAAAAATAAACGTTGACGTTTTTGAAATGGGGTTTCTTAtcgttgttttgctttgttctcctATCTGTAGCCATTATCGGATCTCCTGGAATACAAGTAGAAGCACTCGCCAATTCTTTACACGTACGTTTCTCAGCCCCCAGAATTGAGAAGGAACACGAAACCTGGACCATGAGGAACTTCTACGACTCGTGGGTTTACAACGTGCAGTATTGGAGGAACGGCTCCGATGAAAAGGTGAGCGAGGCGCGTCCTGCGCATCTCAGGTGGAGCTCCCTGTGCTCTGCTCAGGGCTGGTCCGGGGCCGTGACCTtagagggaggggccaggaggccaCAGACTCAGGGTCTTGCAAGGTGGCAGCACCTTAAGGTCCGGAGGCCCTCAGGCCTGGTCTTCTGAGCGCCAGAAGCTCCCGGTCTGGGGGCTGCTCAGTGTCCCTGACTCAGGCTTCCCAGGCCCCGAGGGAACAGAGTCTGGTCAGTTCTGCACGTCACTCGGGCCTGTCTTTCTGAGAAGGGAAGTTGCAGAAGGCAGAGCTGACTCAGCGAGTGGCTGGGGGAACTCAGAATCAGCTGAGTCGGGTGATGAGCTGAATGACCACAGGTTCCTGGCAGCAACCCTAAGCCCCCCtcgctccccccgccccgcctgaAGAGTCAGATTCGTGGtcaggcagcccctcccctggaCGCTGGATGAACAGTGTCCCCTTTTACCTGTTGGAGCCACGTTTCCACATTGCTCTCCTCCTTTTCGGGGGACAACTCCTTTAAACACGGGGGCTGGGAGTGCAGAGACCTGCTGGAACGCTGCCCCAGCCACTGTGCTTGGCCTCGGCTTCCTCATGTCTGCAAAATGGGCTAATAACCCGCTTCGTTAATGAAGGGTGGACGGCCTGCTTCATAGGCTTGCTGGGGAGTTTGATGACATAGTGAAAAACTAAACTTGTCGCGTTGCCCGATGTCTGTGTGCGGTCAGCAGGTgaggcccctcccccttccttacGCAGGCGTGGGAAGGTGGTTGGCATTCGTCCTTGGAAAAGTTCTTATTCTTAGTGCTTCGGAGCTGAGTGTCATCTGTGGCCCTAACTGACTTACGTGTATGTTACGTAAGTTAAGTTACATCTGTGTTATCTCCTCTACACTAAAACGTTGATTTTTATCACCTACTTCTCAAGCGTTTTGGAGGAAAGGGTCACCCACATGTACTGTCATACGTGCAGTTAAATCTGTAGGCACATACTGCAGAGCCCCCACAAAATCTCAAGTTCACTCCCCCCCCCAGAAAATGCTCCATTGAACGAAGCAAGATATCCACCTTCTTCACAGAATAGTCGGTGTGGCCTGAAGTTCGGGCCTCAGGAAAAGTGTGTCTAGAAAGCAGTGCAGACTAATATGCTTCGTGGCCGCTCGCCAAATGCAGGTGGCTCCGCTCCGCTCTGAGATGCAGAACTAAGGCAGGTCCACCCGCTCGGGAGTGCGCTGCAGACTCTGACTAAGGGCTGGAGTGCACCAGCCAGCAGCCCGAGGGCCTCCGAGTGTGTGTTTAACTCCTTATCTTGAACATACCCCCAGGACAGGCCACTCACCTGTTCGTCCCATTCCTGGGCCTTTGGTGTGCCGTGCCTGTGAAGTCACCCAGACCGGTTTACGTCGGCTATCTACTGAATATTTGagcccccaccccaaattccTGCATTGGCTCATAATCCCTAATGTGATGGTCCTAGGAGGTGGACCTTCGGGCAGGGGTGAGGGCACGAAGGCCAAGCCCCCATGAGGGAGATTCCTGCGTGTATGAAAGAGACCTCATCACATGAGGGCACATCGAGGAAACGGGCAGCTAGGAAGCAGGAAGTGACCCTCAGCAGACCTTGGTCTTGGACGTCTAGCCTCATGGTTCTGAAGCCGCCCGGTCTGGGGCGTTCTGCTCTAGCAGCTGGAAAGGACCCAGACAATGCGGTTCTCTTTAAGAACACCAAGGCTTCTGAGCGGGCGCCTGCTGGGTTAGGGCCCCAAACTAATAGTGGAAAAGGCTTTTGGAAATTCCTTTGCTTCCTGACGGGAGACAGTGAGAAGATCAAACCAGAAGCTGCCCAGAAGCAAGAGGAGGCTGGGAAAAGCAGCGAGTGAGAGGGCACCTCTGAGTGGCCTTTCCCCGCCTGCCGCACCTCCggcccccctctgcctggggccTACGAAAAGAGAGTGTGGAAGGTTTCAGCGGGTTCAGGTTTCTGGAAATGCAAGACAGGAGTTCGGGGCACATTTTAGTTTCTCATTATCAGAAGGCGTGGCACGCCCTTTGCGCATTCCCTCCGCGCAATGCGGTGCTTGGGCTCAGCGACTTAGCTTCTCACACGGGAAAGGAGTGCCCACGAGAGGGCAGCAAACCCAGGCCCGAGAAGAACAGCCAAGTGCTGAAGGAAGGAGACATCTGTTCACTGTGTCAAAGTTGCTCTTCCTGCAACAGGTTTTACATGGCACCCTTTCGGGAGGGCGTCCCCACCACATGGAGATACAAGTGGAGTACGCTCCTAGTTCCCTTTACTTTGCCAGGAACGATTTTGGATTCTCCAGTTCAGGATTATATCAACAGTCATGGGATCTTATATTCAGATTAAACTGAAGGGATCAGGGAGCCCCCGCCCCATAGCAGGTGCGGTGTGTGCCC contains the following coding sequences:
- the IL10RB gene encoding interleukin-10 receptor subunit beta isoform X1; the encoded protein is MARSFRRWLGSCLLVSALGMVPPPVNVRMNSVNFKNILEWESPAFPKGNLTFTAQYFSYRKFQDVCANTALTQCDFSRLSKYGNHTLRVRAERADEHSQWVTLLFCPVDDTIIGSPGIQVEALANSLHVRFSAPRIEKEHETWTMRNFYDSWVYNVQYWRNGSDEKHTVACQRDFEVLRNLEPWTTYCVRVRGFLPDQNKPGEWSEPVCEQTSGDEMGPSWIVVAAVLGAAVCAACLLLLGCFALLWCVYKRTKRAFSRGNRLPQHLKEFLSQPHCNRLLFVSFPSSDENEVFDKLSVVTELPRGGREGAGDACSLRPPSGGGLPTS